Proteins encoded in a region of the Neodiprion lecontei isolate iyNeoLeco1 chromosome 5, iyNeoLeco1.1, whole genome shotgun sequence genome:
- the LOC107223205 gene encoding facilitated trehalose transporter Tret1 isoform X1 yields the protein MEKSKVMTQSVAGFAATMSVACAGFHFGWSAPSLPKLLDEDSNVTVTSDESSWIVSFFTFGCVFGPLIGAAVVDRWGRKWSLLFTVLPYLSSCILIGFAPSFWWFAMARFIAGLGSGITYTVAPMYLGEIADDRIRGALGAMINHMLNAGILLTYCVGPWVSPVGLAGMGAAFPLLFGLMFFWMPESPYFLVMKGKMDRAEKSLLWFRGTSNVIEELKQVQENVEFDQKNAGTVKELVMIPGNRKALIIVIGLMIAQQFSGIGAVLAYSGLIFEASGSSLDSSISVIIIGVVQVLSGVLTIFTVDLAGRKPLLLISACGSILFLGGEALYFQLQAVDVDVSSISWLPVTAIVGYIIVYTIGLGCLPYVVLSEIFPCNVKALATMVTSIFGALGGMAVAKLYQVVADEYGIHASFWGFAAITVFSMIFIYFVIPETKQRSLRDIQEEFHKTTEFKAVSDKSLDP from the exons atggaaaagtCAAAGGTAATGACGCAATCAGTTGCCGGGTTCGCAG CAACCATGTCCGTGGCATGCGCCGGTTTTCATTTCGGATGGTCCGCTCCTTCGCTGCCAAAGCTTTTGGACGAGGATTCCAACGTTACCGTGACATCGGATGAAAGTTCATGGATCGTGAGTTTCTTTACATTTGGATGTGTATTCGGTCCACTCATCGGAGCTGCAGTGGTGGACAGATGGGGCAGAAAGTGGTCCCTACTTTTCACGGTTCTGCCTTACCTCAGTTCTTGCATCCTGATTGGATTCGCGCCGAGTTTTTGGTGGTTTGCCATGGCAAG GTTCATCGCCGGTCTTGGTTCTGGCATCACCTACACCGTGGCACCGATGTACTTGGGAGAGATTGCGGACGACAGGATTCGGGGCGCGCTGGGTGCCATGATAAACCATATGCTGAACGCCGGTATTTTGTTAACCTACTGTGTCGGGCCGTGGGTCAGCCCCGTGGGTCTAGCTGGCATGGGAGCAGCGTTTCCACTCCTGTTTGGTCTGATGTTCTTCTGGATGCCAGAGTCACCGTACTTCTTGGTAATGAAGGGAAAGATGGATCGCGCTGAGAAAAGTTTGCTCTGGTTCAGAGGGACGAGTAACGTGATCGAGGAGCTCAAGCAGGTTCAAGAGAATGTAGAGTTCGATCAAAAAAATGCTGGGACAGTTAAGGAGCTGGTTATGATACCTGGAAATCGCAAG GCTTTGATCATCGTCATCGGGTTGATGATAGCCCAACAGTTCAGCGGTATTGGGGCTGTGCTCGCCTACAGTGGCCTCATATTCGAAGCATCGGGATCCAGCCTGGATTCAAGTATTTCCGTAATCATTATTGGCGTGGTTCAAGTCCTCAGTGGAGTGCTCACCATATTCACTGTTGACCTGGCAGGACGAAAGCCATTGTTGTTGATTTCCGCCTGTGGTTCGATCCTGTTTCTCGGAG GAGAAGCATTGTACTTCCAGCTCCAAGCGGTCGATGTCGATGTCAGTTCGATCTCTTGGCTTCCGGTTACCGCTATCGTTGGTTACATAATCGTGTACACGATAGGACTAGGATGTCTTCCTTACGTCGTACTTTCGgaaatatttccatgcaacgttAAAGCGTTGGCGACTATGGTTACCTCGATATTCGGGGCTCTTGGTGGAATGGCCGTTGCCAAGCTGTACCAAGTCGTCGCTGACGAGTACGGAATCCACGCTTCATTCTGGGGATTCGCTGCGATAACCGTATTTTCGATGATATTCATTTACTTCGTCATCCCCGAGACCAAGCAGAGGTCTCTGCGCGATATACAAGAGGAGTTCCACAAGACTACGGAGTTCAAAGCGGTGTCAGACAAGTCGCTGGATCCTTGA
- the LOC107223205 gene encoding facilitated trehalose transporter Tret1-2 homolog isoform X2, whose protein sequence is MVVTTMSVACAGFHFGWSAPSLPKLLDEDSNVTVTSDESSWIVSFFTFGCVFGPLIGAAVVDRWGRKWSLLFTVLPYLSSCILIGFAPSFWWFAMARFIAGLGSGITYTVAPMYLGEIADDRIRGALGAMINHMLNAGILLTYCVGPWVSPVGLAGMGAAFPLLFGLMFFWMPESPYFLVMKGKMDRAEKSLLWFRGTSNVIEELKQVQENVEFDQKNAGTVKELVMIPGNRKALIIVIGLMIAQQFSGIGAVLAYSGLIFEASGSSLDSSISVIIIGVVQVLSGVLTIFTVDLAGRKPLLLISACGSILFLGGEALYFQLQAVDVDVSSISWLPVTAIVGYIIVYTIGLGCLPYVVLSEIFPCNVKALATMVTSIFGALGGMAVAKLYQVVADEYGIHASFWGFAAITVFSMIFIYFVIPETKQRSLRDIQEEFHKTTEFKAVSDKSLDP, encoded by the exons ATGGTAGTCA CAACCATGTCCGTGGCATGCGCCGGTTTTCATTTCGGATGGTCCGCTCCTTCGCTGCCAAAGCTTTTGGACGAGGATTCCAACGTTACCGTGACATCGGATGAAAGTTCATGGATCGTGAGTTTCTTTACATTTGGATGTGTATTCGGTCCACTCATCGGAGCTGCAGTGGTGGACAGATGGGGCAGAAAGTGGTCCCTACTTTTCACGGTTCTGCCTTACCTCAGTTCTTGCATCCTGATTGGATTCGCGCCGAGTTTTTGGTGGTTTGCCATGGCAAG GTTCATCGCCGGTCTTGGTTCTGGCATCACCTACACCGTGGCACCGATGTACTTGGGAGAGATTGCGGACGACAGGATTCGGGGCGCGCTGGGTGCCATGATAAACCATATGCTGAACGCCGGTATTTTGTTAACCTACTGTGTCGGGCCGTGGGTCAGCCCCGTGGGTCTAGCTGGCATGGGAGCAGCGTTTCCACTCCTGTTTGGTCTGATGTTCTTCTGGATGCCAGAGTCACCGTACTTCTTGGTAATGAAGGGAAAGATGGATCGCGCTGAGAAAAGTTTGCTCTGGTTCAGAGGGACGAGTAACGTGATCGAGGAGCTCAAGCAGGTTCAAGAGAATGTAGAGTTCGATCAAAAAAATGCTGGGACAGTTAAGGAGCTGGTTATGATACCTGGAAATCGCAAG GCTTTGATCATCGTCATCGGGTTGATGATAGCCCAACAGTTCAGCGGTATTGGGGCTGTGCTCGCCTACAGTGGCCTCATATTCGAAGCATCGGGATCCAGCCTGGATTCAAGTATTTCCGTAATCATTATTGGCGTGGTTCAAGTCCTCAGTGGAGTGCTCACCATATTCACTGTTGACCTGGCAGGACGAAAGCCATTGTTGTTGATTTCCGCCTGTGGTTCGATCCTGTTTCTCGGAG GAGAAGCATTGTACTTCCAGCTCCAAGCGGTCGATGTCGATGTCAGTTCGATCTCTTGGCTTCCGGTTACCGCTATCGTTGGTTACATAATCGTGTACACGATAGGACTAGGATGTCTTCCTTACGTCGTACTTTCGgaaatatttccatgcaacgttAAAGCGTTGGCGACTATGGTTACCTCGATATTCGGGGCTCTTGGTGGAATGGCCGTTGCCAAGCTGTACCAAGTCGTCGCTGACGAGTACGGAATCCACGCTTCATTCTGGGGATTCGCTGCGATAACCGTATTTTCGATGATATTCATTTACTTCGTCATCCCCGAGACCAAGCAGAGGTCTCTGCGCGATATACAAGAGGAGTTCCACAAGACTACGGAGTTCAAAGCGGTGTCAGACAAGTCGCTGGATCCTTGA
- the LOC107223214 gene encoding hemoglobin-2, with protein MGGLLSSYWGYSGDDELDPASGLTGKQKRLVTETWGIMRQDPMKLGIAVMMRLFTKHPEYRSQFHAFKDTPHEDLPKNKRFQAHASAIANALSTIIDSLKDPGLLEAILISLGEKHHKRGQTVEQFNNLKLVLLVVFKEFLGSRWTPEVNNAWSKALDFVYSIIFKVYA; from the exons ATGGGAGGTTTGTTGTCTTCATATTGGGGATATTCCGGTGATGACGAATTAGATCCGGCCAGCGGTCTGACAGGAAAGCAAAAAAGATTGGTCACAGAAACGTGGGGGATCATGCGACAGGATCCTATGAAACTAGGAATAGCGGTTATGATGAG ATTATTCACCAAACATCCCGAATACCGGAGTCAGTTTCACGCCTTCAAAGATACACCCCACGAAGATCTACCGAAAAACAAAAGGTTTCAGGCTCACGCATCGGCCATCGCAAACGCGTTAAGTACCATCATTGATTCCCTGAAGGATCCAGGCTTGCTGGAAGCTATTCTAATATCCCTTGGGGAGAAACACCATAAGCGTGGACAGACGGTAGAACAATTTAAC AATCTAAAACTGGTACTGTTGGTCGTCTTCAAAGAATTTCTGGGCTCGAGGTGGACGCCAGAAGTGAATAATGCCTGGAGCAAAGCTCTCGACTTCGTGTACAGCATCATCTTTAAGGTGTACGCGTAG
- the LOC107223204 gene encoding uncharacterized protein LOC107223204, translated as MFTLLFLYFSTSKVDRALCTIDINLSELEYLAGHLDPSECRRLVAALHYNSFELPENISGAERKVNDDIPCLRQLLHWNSSPGEGRGQTHEDVEHRLRQLKHNDLADWLGKTTFKQLRNDLDRALRNPFSDLESEDTVDIRVGSNDSTSGETTESTDQPPEEDPWLPVDTLMFATLSLSLTALAVICVLLVFHHVRLSLEQRNNNR; from the exons ATGTTTACCCTCTTATTTCTGTATTTCTCCACGAGCAAGGTTGACCGAGCTCTGTGCACCATTGACATCAATCTTTCCGAGCTCGAATATCTAGCTGGACATCTTGACCCCTCGGAATGTCGACGTCTGGTAGCGGCACTTCATTACAATTCTTTCGAACTTCCAGAAAATATATCAGGTGCCG AAAGAAAAGTGAACGATGATATCCCCTGCCTTCGGCAACTTCTTCATTGGAATAGTTCTCCAGGCGAGGGTCGTGGGCAAACTCATGAAGACGTCGAACACCGTCTGCGTCAGTTGAAACACAATGACCTTGCCGATTGGTTAGGAAAAACAACGTTCAAGCAGCTTCGGAATGATCTGGATAGAGCATTGCGCAATCCGTTCAGTGACCTGGAGTCAGAAGATACCGTCGACATAAGAGTTGGAAGCAACGATTCTAC ATCTGGTGAAACGACGGAGTCAACGGATCAGCCCCCTGAAGAAGATCCTTGGCTTCCTGTGGACACTCTCATGTTTGCCACGTTAAGTTTATCGCTTACTGCCTTGGCGGTGATCTGCGTTTTGTTGGTATTCCACCATGTCAGGCTTTCGCTTGAACAGCGGAATAATAATAGGTAA
- the LOC107223205 gene encoding facilitated trehalose transporter Tret1-2 homolog isoform X3, protein MSVACAGFHFGWSAPSLPKLLDEDSNVTVTSDESSWIVSFFTFGCVFGPLIGAAVVDRWGRKWSLLFTVLPYLSSCILIGFAPSFWWFAMARFIAGLGSGITYTVAPMYLGEIADDRIRGALGAMINHMLNAGILLTYCVGPWVSPVGLAGMGAAFPLLFGLMFFWMPESPYFLVMKGKMDRAEKSLLWFRGTSNVIEELKQVQENVEFDQKNAGTVKELVMIPGNRKALIIVIGLMIAQQFSGIGAVLAYSGLIFEASGSSLDSSISVIIIGVVQVLSGVLTIFTVDLAGRKPLLLISACGSILFLGGEALYFQLQAVDVDVSSISWLPVTAIVGYIIVYTIGLGCLPYVVLSEIFPCNVKALATMVTSIFGALGGMAVAKLYQVVADEYGIHASFWGFAAITVFSMIFIYFVIPETKQRSLRDIQEEFHKTTEFKAVSDKSLDP, encoded by the exons ATGTCCGTGGCATGCGCCGGTTTTCATTTCGGATGGTCCGCTCCTTCGCTGCCAAAGCTTTTGGACGAGGATTCCAACGTTACCGTGACATCGGATGAAAGTTCATGGATCGTGAGTTTCTTTACATTTGGATGTGTATTCGGTCCACTCATCGGAGCTGCAGTGGTGGACAGATGGGGCAGAAAGTGGTCCCTACTTTTCACGGTTCTGCCTTACCTCAGTTCTTGCATCCTGATTGGATTCGCGCCGAGTTTTTGGTGGTTTGCCATGGCAAG GTTCATCGCCGGTCTTGGTTCTGGCATCACCTACACCGTGGCACCGATGTACTTGGGAGAGATTGCGGACGACAGGATTCGGGGCGCGCTGGGTGCCATGATAAACCATATGCTGAACGCCGGTATTTTGTTAACCTACTGTGTCGGGCCGTGGGTCAGCCCCGTGGGTCTAGCTGGCATGGGAGCAGCGTTTCCACTCCTGTTTGGTCTGATGTTCTTCTGGATGCCAGAGTCACCGTACTTCTTGGTAATGAAGGGAAAGATGGATCGCGCTGAGAAAAGTTTGCTCTGGTTCAGAGGGACGAGTAACGTGATCGAGGAGCTCAAGCAGGTTCAAGAGAATGTAGAGTTCGATCAAAAAAATGCTGGGACAGTTAAGGAGCTGGTTATGATACCTGGAAATCGCAAG GCTTTGATCATCGTCATCGGGTTGATGATAGCCCAACAGTTCAGCGGTATTGGGGCTGTGCTCGCCTACAGTGGCCTCATATTCGAAGCATCGGGATCCAGCCTGGATTCAAGTATTTCCGTAATCATTATTGGCGTGGTTCAAGTCCTCAGTGGAGTGCTCACCATATTCACTGTTGACCTGGCAGGACGAAAGCCATTGTTGTTGATTTCCGCCTGTGGTTCGATCCTGTTTCTCGGAG GAGAAGCATTGTACTTCCAGCTCCAAGCGGTCGATGTCGATGTCAGTTCGATCTCTTGGCTTCCGGTTACCGCTATCGTTGGTTACATAATCGTGTACACGATAGGACTAGGATGTCTTCCTTACGTCGTACTTTCGgaaatatttccatgcaacgttAAAGCGTTGGCGACTATGGTTACCTCGATATTCGGGGCTCTTGGTGGAATGGCCGTTGCCAAGCTGTACCAAGTCGTCGCTGACGAGTACGGAATCCACGCTTCATTCTGGGGATTCGCTGCGATAACCGTATTTTCGATGATATTCATTTACTTCGTCATCCCCGAGACCAAGCAGAGGTCTCTGCGCGATATACAAGAGGAGTTCCACAAGACTACGGAGTTCAAAGCGGTGTCAGACAAGTCGCTGGATCCTTGA